The following proteins are encoded in a genomic region of Sesamum indicum cultivar Zhongzhi No. 13 linkage group LG8, S_indicum_v1.0, whole genome shotgun sequence:
- the LOC105168033 gene encoding ras-related protein RABA5a isoform X1, protein MAFQTEEEQTEDYLFKIVMIGDAAVGKSNLLARFARDEFYPNSKSTIGVEFQTQKMEISGKEVKAQIWDTAGQERFRAVTSAYYRGAVGALLVYDISRRQTFEGTGRWLNELQTHSDMNVVTILVGNKSDLKDAREVTTAEGKALAEAQGLFFIETSALDSSNVSAAFQTVVKEIYNILSRKVMQSQELTVENPPDLNGKTVVLQADENPKTDEQSAKGGCC, encoded by the exons ATGGCCTTCCAAACAGAGGAGGAACAAACTGAAGATTACCTTTTCAAGATTGTTATGATTGGTGATGCTGCTGTTGGTAAATCCAACTTGCTTGCTAGATTTGCTAGAGACGAGTTTTACCCTAATTCAAAATCTACTATAGGAGTAGAATTTCAAACGCAGAAGATGGAAATCAGTGGTAAGGAAGTTAAGGCTCAGATCTGGGACACAGCTGGTCAGGAGCGGTTTAGGGCCGTTACGTCTGCATATTATAGAGGTGCAGTCGGCGCTCTTCTGGTCTATGACATAAGCCGGCGCCAGACCTTTGAAGGCACTGGCAGATGGCTGAATGAGCTTCAGA CTCATTCAGACATGAATGTAGTAACGATATTGGTAGGCAACAAGTCTGATCTCAAAGATGCACGGGAGGTGACAACTGCAGAAGGCAAGGCCTTGGCAGAGGCACAGGGTCTGTTTTTCATTGAAACTTCAGCTCTAGATTCGTCCAACGTTTCTGCTGCGTTTCAGACAGTGGTGAAAGAGATCTACAACATTTTAAGCAGGAAAGTTATGCAATCTCAAGAACTCACGGTTGAGAACCCTCCTGACCTTAATGGGAAAACGGTAGTTTTACAGGCTGACGAGAACCCTAAAACAGATGAACAGAGTGCAAAAGGTGGGTGCTGTTGA
- the LOC105168033 gene encoding ras-related protein RABA5a isoform X2 yields the protein MEISGKEVKAQIWDTAGQERFRAVTSAYYRGAVGALLVYDISRRQTFEGTGRWLNELQTHSDMNVVTILVGNKSDLKDAREVTTAEGKALAEAQGLFFIETSALDSSNVSAAFQTVVKEIYNILSRKVMQSQELTVENPPDLNGKTVVLQADENPKTDEQSAKGGCC from the exons ATGGAAATCAGTGGTAAGGAAGTTAAGGCTCAGATCTGGGACACAGCTGGTCAGGAGCGGTTTAGGGCCGTTACGTCTGCATATTATAGAGGTGCAGTCGGCGCTCTTCTGGTCTATGACATAAGCCGGCGCCAGACCTTTGAAGGCACTGGCAGATGGCTGAATGAGCTTCAGA CTCATTCAGACATGAATGTAGTAACGATATTGGTAGGCAACAAGTCTGATCTCAAAGATGCACGGGAGGTGACAACTGCAGAAGGCAAGGCCTTGGCAGAGGCACAGGGTCTGTTTTTCATTGAAACTTCAGCTCTAGATTCGTCCAACGTTTCTGCTGCGTTTCAGACAGTGGTGAAAGAGATCTACAACATTTTAAGCAGGAAAGTTATGCAATCTCAAGAACTCACGGTTGAGAACCCTCCTGACCTTAATGGGAAAACGGTAGTTTTACAGGCTGACGAGAACCCTAAAACAGATGAACAGAGTGCAAAAGGTGGGTGCTGTTGA
- the LOC105168036 gene encoding scarecrow-like protein 21, translating to MQESQESQTSSSVHSFYHQTMQHIEPYCLSTFEVLNDDSTHIRRQATEFPLRTYAEQFFTLESTPASEYAVYNSPSTPGVSSNMSPFSPQYFQSYASDLHHASDNPCGSPMSGSSGVDDENKLMHALWVLRNELLGPECDSDSNGSLNGIVTQASPFTRYNRILEMAPHMDLKQLLVACAKIVSEADTISLSERRVAVSAAEALMDIIEKRVSICGEPLERLGAYMLEGLRARILSSGSIIHKKLKCKEPTSSELMSYMHVLYQICPYYKFAYMSANVVIAEAMENENRIHIIDFQIAQGSQWVTFIQAISHRPGGPPYIRITGVDDSQSAHARGGGLQIVGHRLAQVAESCGVPFEFHGAAISGCEVQLENLQVRHGEALAVNFPYILHHMPDESVSTTNHRDRLLRLVKSLSPKIVTLVEQESNTNTGTFFQRFGETLDYYTAMFESIDAACPRDDKQRINAEEHCVARDVVNIIACEGNDREERHELFGKWRLRFTMAGFSPVPLSPSVSYTISDMLKEHSPNYRVAESSGALYLGWKHRALATSSAWR from the coding sequence ATGCAAGAATCCCAAGAGTCTCAGACATCTTCCAGTGTCCACAGTTTTTACCATCAGACAATGCAGCACATTGAGCCATATTGCCTTTCAACTTTTGAAGTTTTGAATGATGATTCAACTCACATTAGGAGGCAGGCAACTGAATTTCCGTTGCGAACTTATGCGGAACAATTCTTCACTCTAGAATCAACACCAGCATCTGAATACGCCGTCTATAATTCGCCTTCAACTCCAGGTGTCTCCTCAAATATGAGTCcgttttctccacaatatttCCAGTCGTATGCGTCTGACCTCCATCACGCATCTGATAATCCTTGTGGTTCACCAATGAGTGGATCCTCCGGGgttgatgatgaaaataagTTGATGCATGCACTGTGGGTATTGAGGAACGAACTACTGGGGCCTGAATGTGATAGTGACTCTAATGGCTCGTTAAACGGCATAGTCACGCAGGCATCTCCGTTCACTAGGTACAACCGAATCCTGGAAATGGCCCCCCATATGGACCTGAAACAATTGCTCGTAGCCTGTGCCAAAATAGTTTCTGAAGCTGATACTATTTCTTTGTCCGAAAGAAGGGTTGCTGTATCAGCTGCAGAAGCTCTCATGGACATAATAGAAAAAAGGGTCTCCATATGCGGTGAGCCTTTAGAGAGATTAGGTGCATACATGTTGGAAGGGCTCAGGGCAAGGATTTTATCATCTGGAAGCATAATCCACAAAAAGTTGAAGTGCAAAGAACCAACAAGTTCTGAATTGATGTCCTACATGCACGTGCTTTACCAAATCTGCCCGTACTACAAGTTTGCTTATATGTCTGCTAATGTTGTCATCGCGGAAGCAATGGAAAATGAGAACAGAATCCACATAATCGATTTTCAGATTGCACAGGGTAGCCAGTGGGTGACCTTCATTCAGGCGATCTCACATCGTCCTGGTGGCCCCCCATATATCCGTATTACAGGAGTTGATGATTCTCAATCAGCTCATGCTCGAGGTGGAGGGCTGCAGATAGTTGGCCACAGATTAGCCCAAGTAGCCGAGTCGTGTGGAGTACCTTTTGAATTCCATGGCGCGGCAATCTCAGGGTGCGAAGTCCAACTGGAAAATCTTCAAGTCCGGCATGGAGAAGCCTTGGCTGTAAATTTTCCTTACATACTTCACCACATGCCAGATGAGAGCGTAAGCACTACAAATCATCGTGATCGCCTTCTTAGACTGGTCAAAAGCTTGTCCCCAAAAATCGTGACCCTTGTGGAGCAGGAATCCAACACTAACACAGGTACTTTCTTCCAACGATTCGGTGAAACTCTGGACTACTACACAGCAATGTTCGAGTCCATTGACGCGGCATGTCCAAGGGACGACAAGCAGCGGATTAATGCAGAGGAGCACTGCGTGGCAAGGGATGTCGTCAACATAATTGCTTGCGAGGGGAATGACCGGGAAGAGAGGCACGAGCTTTTTGGTAAGTGGAGATTGAGGTTTACAATGGCTGGATTTTCTCCAGTCCCATTGAGTCCATCAGTTAGCTATACCATCAGCGACATGCTGAAAGAACATAGCCCCAATTATAGAGTTGCAGAGAGCAGTGGCGCTCTGTATCTTGGATGGAAACACAGAGCTTTGGCAACATCTTCTGCTTGGAGATAG